In Venenivibrio stagnispumantis, the genomic stretch CTGATAATCTTCCGGCAGCATTTAATCTTGGTGCAAGCAAAAATCCAATATCAGAAGATTTTACATCTCTTTTTGTCAATGAGGCTTTCTCAAGTAGTTTTTTTATTCCCACTCTATGTTTTTTATTAATCTCTTCTATGCCATATTTTACAAAAATTCTGTTTAAAAGGGATAAAGGCACAACATCTGCAACAGTTCCAATAGCAACTATATCAAGATATTTTCTAAGATATATATCTTTACCGAGCAATCTTCTTAAAACTGCAATTACATAAAAGGCTATACCTACAGTTGCTAAATGCCTAAATAATCCTGAATTTTGATGGTTCTTCGGATTTAATATATATATATTTTCTTCCTTCCAATCCGGATTTTGTGGCTCATGATGGTCTAATATAAAAACTTCCATTCCAAGCTGTTTTGCATAAAGTAATTCATCATAAGCATTTGTTCCACTATCCACAACAATTAATGTATCAGCAATTTCCGATATTTTTTTTATTGCTTCTTTATTTAATCCATAACCTTCTGAAAATCTACTTGGTATGTAAAATTTTGCCGGATAATTTATATCTTTAAAAAAATTCATAAGCAACGCTGTGCTTGTTATACCATCTGCATCATAATCGCCATAAATAACTATTCTTTTATTTTTTTTTATACTCTCTGCAAGACGAAAAGCTATCTCTTCTAAGGAAGGGAATTGGGAAGAATGAATAATATTTTGAAGAGTTGGTTCAATATAATTCTCAGAAAATTCTTTATCAAATAAATCTTTCCTATTATATATTAGCTGTGCTAATAGGTTGCCATATTTATCTATTAAATATTGTGGTGCCTTTTGTATATCTTCTAAAATTATCCATTCATATCCACCAATTCCAACATTCATATTTTCTCCTTCTTATTGTTATATAATTATTATAAACTTTTTTTATAAAGAGGTGTAAGATGAAGTTTGAAAGGTCTAAACAGCTTTTTGAAGAAGCTAAAAAATATCTTGTAGGTGGTGTAAATTCACCGGTTAGAGCTTTTAAATCTGTTGGTGGTGAGCCTATTTTTATAAAAAAAGGAAAAGGAAGCAGAATATGGGATGAAGATAATAATGAATATATAGATTATGTGCTTTCTTGGGGGCCTCTTATTCTCGGACATGCAAACGAACAAATTGTAAATGCAATAAAACAAATCTCTAATTTCGGCACAAGTTTTGGAGCTCCTACAGAGCTTGAGATAGAGATGGCAAAAGCTGTTGTAGATGCAGTTAAATCTGTTGAGATGGTTAGATTTGTAAGCTCCGGAACAGAAGCAACAATGAGTGCTATAAGGCTTGCAAGGGGATATACAAAAAGAAAAAAGATAATAAAGTTTGATGGATGTTATCACGGACACGGCGATAGTTTGCTTGTTTCAGCCGGCTCAGGAGTTGCTACCCTTGGTATTCCGGGAACTCCGGGGATACCGGAAGAGCTTGCATCTTTAACAATAGTTTTACCTTATAACAATATAGATGCTGTAAAAGAAGCCTTTGAAAAATACGGAGAAGATATTGCTTGCGTTATTATAGAACCGGTTGCAGGAAATATGGGAGTTGTTGCACCTTCAAAGGAGTATCACCAAGAATTAAGGGAGATTACAAAAAAATATGGAGCTTTACTTATATGGGATGAAGTTATGACAGGATTTAGACTTGCTTATGGTGGAGCACAGGAGCTATATGGAATAGAGCCAGATATAACAACATTTGGAAAAGTTATAGGTGGTGGATTACCGGTTGGAGCTTATGGTGGAAAAAGGGAGATTATGGAATATGTAGCACCGGTTGGACCTGTATATCAGGCAGGAACCCTTTCAGGAAATCCACTTGCAATGGCTGCAGGTTTAAAACAGCTTCAAATACTCAAAGAAAAAAATCCTTATCCATCCCTTGATGAAAAAGGAAAGATTTTAGAAGATGGTATAAATTCTTTAATACAAAAATATGATATAAAAGCAAGAGTAAATAGAGTTGGCTCTATGATAACATTATTCTTTACAGATAAAGATGTAGTAGATTTTGAAACTGCAAAAAGTTCAGATACCGAATTATTCGGAAGATTTTTCAGAAAGATGCTACAGCTTGGCGTATATCTTCCACCTTCCCAGTTTGAAGCAGCATTTTTATCAGATGCCCATAGCAAAGAAGATATAAATGAAACATTAAACAAAATAGAAGAAGCATTTAGATATTTGAAAAAATAGGAGATTATTATGAGATGTCCCAAATGTGGTTCTTTTAATGATAAAGTCCTTGATACAAGACAATCTAAAGATGGCACCGTAATAAGAAGAAGGAGGGAATGCTTAGATTGCGGATATAGATTTACAACTTATGAAAGAATAGAAGAAGAAAAAATTATTGTTAAAAAGAAAAATGGAACAACAGAACCTTTTAATAAAGAAAAGATAATAAGAGGCATTAAACTTGCCGCAAAAAATAGACCTATTACTGATACTCAGATACAAAATATAGCAGATGAGATAGAAAAATATCTTCTTGAAGAAGGAAAATTGGTGGTAGAAAGCTCAGAAATAGGAGATTTAGTAAAAGAAAGATTAAAAGAGCTTGACCCTATAACATATATAAGATTTAAATCTGTTTATAACCAATTTTCAGATATAAAAGATTTTAAACAAACAATACAGGAAATAGAAAAGGAAGAGGATAAATGAATACAATAGAAGCTTTTATCTTAGGTGTTGTTGAAGGATTAACAGAGTTTTTACCAATATCTTCTACCGGTCATCTTATATTGGTTTCTACATTACTTGGAATAGTGCAGACCGAAAATCAAAAAGCATTTGAAGTAGCTATTCAGCTTGGCTCTATAATGGCTGTTGTTTTTTTATATTTTGAAAGATTGATAAAAGATAAAGAGCTTATAAAAAGGATTTTGATAGCATTTATACCTACCGGTATTCTGGGATTTTTACTTTATAAAATTATTAAATCCTTTTTTAATCCATTTGTTGTTGTTTTTATGCTTTTTATAGGTGGTATTATACTGATATTGATAGAGCTATATCATAAAAACAAAGATTATCCTATAAAATCTGTAAACCAGATAAGTTACGGAAAAGCATTTTTAATCGGTATTTTTCAATCATTTGCTATGATACCAGGAACATCACGCTCCGGTGCAACAATCGTAGGCGGATTAATACTTGGTCTTGAAAGAAAATTGGCGGCAGAATTTTCATTTTTACTTGCAGTTCCTACAATGTTTATGGCTACTTTTTATGATATATTCAAACATCACAATGATTTTAATTTTTCAGATTGGCAAAATCTAATAGTCGGTTTTATAACAGCTTTTATATTTGCAATTTTATCAATAAAATTTTTACTTAAATTTATATCAAACCATAATTTTATAGCATTTGGCATTTATAGAATTATCGTTGCAATATTGTTTTATTTTACTGTTTTGAGGTGAGAAGATGGATATTTTGGAAAAGATTATAAACACAAAAAAAGAAGAGCTAAAAGAATTTACAGATGATTATATAAGTATAATTGAAAGAATGGCTGAAGAAAGGGAAAAGATATATTCTTTTTCAGAAGCTTTTTCACAGAAAGGAATAAATATAATAGCCGAAATAAAGAAAGCCTCTCCTTCTAAGGGAGTTATAAGAGAGGATTTTAATCCGGTAGAGATAGCAAAGATATATCAAGAAAATGGAGCAAAAGCCATATCCGTTTTAACAGATATAAAATATTTTCAAGGAAGCTTAGAATATCTAAAAGAAGTTCGGGAAGTTGTTAATCTACCATTATTGAGAAAGGATTTTATAATTGATGAAAGACAGATATTAGAAGCAAGGGCTTGGGGAGCAGATGCATTTTTATTAATTGCAAGGGTTCTTACAAAAAATCAGATAAAAAGATTTATAGAGTTTGGAGAAGAGCTTGGACTTGAGGCTTTGGTTGAGATACATTCCTTAGATGAAGGAAAAAAAGCTATAAATGCCGGTGCAAAAATCGTAGGAATAAATAATAGAGATTTATCAACATTTAATGTAGATATAAATTTATCAAAACAGCTTGCTCCGAAATTAAAAGAGATGGGAGCATCTATTGTTATAAGTGAAAGTGGGATAAATACAAAAGAACAGATTTTAGAACTACTTAATTATCAGATTGATGGATTTTTAATAGGCGAATCCTTAATGAAAGAAAAAGATATAGGTAAAAAATTAAGGGAGCTTATAGGCTAAAAGCATATGCCGGCAGGGCATTCACCATTTATATGGGCTATAAATTCATCTTTAAATTTTCGCAGAGCATCCATTATTGCATTTGATGCAGAATAACCAAGTCCACAGATAGAACCTACCGGTATATTTTTACCCAGATATTCCAAAAGCTCTATATCTTTTTCAGTTGCTGTGCCATTTTGAAATTTTCTTAAAATATTTAGCTGTTCATAAGTTCCTACTCTACAAGGAGTGCATTTTCCACAACTTTCATGCTCAAAAAATTCTGCTATAACTATAAGAGCATCTATAATACAATCATCTTCATCTAAAACTATGGTCGTTCCGGTTCCACCAAATCCCTTAGGAGAATAATCAAGAGGTATATCTATCTCATCAGCAGAATAAACAG encodes the following:
- the hemL gene encoding glutamate-1-semialdehyde 2,1-aminomutase yields the protein MKFERSKQLFEEAKKYLVGGVNSPVRAFKSVGGEPIFIKKGKGSRIWDEDNNEYIDYVLSWGPLILGHANEQIVNAIKQISNFGTSFGAPTELEIEMAKAVVDAVKSVEMVRFVSSGTEATMSAIRLARGYTKRKKIIKFDGCYHGHGDSLLVSAGSGVATLGIPGTPGIPEELASLTIVLPYNNIDAVKEAFEKYGEDIACVIIEPVAGNMGVVAPSKEYHQELREITKKYGALLIWDEVMTGFRLAYGGAQELYGIEPDITTFGKVIGGGLPVGAYGGKREIMEYVAPVGPVYQAGTLSGNPLAMAAGLKQLQILKEKNPYPSLDEKGKILEDGINSLIQKYDIKARVNRVGSMITLFFTDKDVVDFETAKSSDTELFGRFFRKMLQLGVYLPPSQFEAAFLSDAHSKEDINETLNKIEEAFRYLKK
- the trpC gene encoding indole-3-glycerol phosphate synthase TrpC, translating into MDILEKIINTKKEELKEFTDDYISIIERMAEEREKIYSFSEAFSQKGINIIAEIKKASPSKGVIREDFNPVEIAKIYQENGAKAISVLTDIKYFQGSLEYLKEVREVVNLPLLRKDFIIDERQILEARAWGADAFLLIARVLTKNQIKRFIEFGEELGLEALVEIHSLDEGKKAINAGAKIVGINNRDLSTFNVDINLSKQLAPKLKEMGASIVISESGINTKEQILELLNYQIDGFLIGESLMKEKDIGKKLRELIG
- a CDS encoding undecaprenyl-diphosphate phosphatase; translated protein: MNTIEAFILGVVEGLTEFLPISSTGHLILVSTLLGIVQTENQKAFEVAIQLGSIMAVVFLYFERLIKDKELIKRILIAFIPTGILGFLLYKIIKSFFNPFVVVFMLFIGGIILILIELYHKNKDYPIKSVNQISYGKAFLIGIFQSFAMIPGTSRSGATIVGGLILGLERKLAAEFSFLLAVPTMFMATFYDIFKHHNDFNFSDWQNLIVGFITAFIFAILSIKFLLKFISNHNFIAFGIYRIIVAILFYFTVLR
- the nrdR gene encoding transcriptional regulator NrdR, which encodes MRCPKCGSFNDKVLDTRQSKDGTVIRRRRECLDCGYRFTTYERIEEEKIIVKKKNGTTEPFNKEKIIRGIKLAAKNRPITDTQIQNIADEIEKYLLEEGKLVVESSEIGDLVKERLKELDPITYIRFKSVYNQFSDIKDFKQTIQEIEKEEDK
- the recJ gene encoding single-stranded-DNA-specific exonuclease RecJ: MNVGIGGYEWIILEDIQKAPQYLIDKYGNLLAQLIYNRKDLFDKEFSENYIEPTLQNIIHSSQFPSLEEIAFRLAESIKKNKRIVIYGDYDADGITSTALLMNFFKDINYPAKFYIPSRFSEGYGLNKEAIKKISEIADTLIVVDSGTNAYDELLYAKQLGMEVFILDHHEPQNPDWKEENIYILNPKNHQNSGLFRHLATVGIAFYVIAVLRRLLGKDIYLRKYLDIVAIGTVADVVPLSLLNRIFVKYGIEEINKKHRVGIKKLLEKASLTKRDVKSSDIGFLLAPRLNAAGRLSDARKSVKILITNDDIKASNLANELENLNRERQNITERVSKEAIKIIEKENISNSIVVGKEDWHQGVIGIVAGKLTTKYKLPSVVLAINNGKAVASVRSVPKVNIYNALNECADLLERYGGHALAAGFTIKSSNIPEFKERFNQAISKISGNSPFITKEIDMRISLSFWNKEKIKQIEILAPFGEKNPEPKFLAQNLKIEDYYLVEKGRLVVFTFRDINNNRFTAKWWGGLDYSRYFAVGLYADIVYTPTISYWQEKEYIEFLIDDMKIYKKG